A window of the Rhodoferax sp. GW822-FHT02A01 genome harbors these coding sequences:
- a CDS encoding ParA family protein: MALVVFNQKGGVGKSTITCNLAAISASQGLRTLVIDLDPQGNSSSYLLGETATEDQPNVGGFFDFCLSFSFKPLTATDFVIPTPFDKLHLMAANAELNELQTKLESRQKIYKLREALQQLSEDYDRIYIDTPPALNFYTRSALIGATGCLIPFDCDEFSRKALYTLLDNVQEIKADHNPELDVKGIVVNQFQPRANLPQRIVDELIAEGLPVLQPYLPSSVRIRESHEQSRPMVYLDPKHRLTQALVELHDTLFAKPKKKASKSR, from the coding sequence ATGGCGCTCGTCGTATTCAACCAAAAGGGTGGCGTCGGCAAATCCACCATCACCTGCAACCTGGCGGCCATCAGCGCCAGCCAAGGCCTGCGTACCCTGGTGATCGACCTGGACCCGCAGGGCAACTCCAGCAGCTACCTGTTGGGAGAGACCGCCACCGAAGACCAGCCCAACGTGGGCGGCTTCTTTGACTTCTGTCTGAGCTTCAGCTTCAAGCCGCTCACCGCCACCGACTTTGTCATCCCCACGCCGTTTGACAAGCTGCACCTAATGGCGGCCAACGCCGAACTCAACGAGCTGCAAACCAAGCTGGAGTCGCGCCAAAAAATCTACAAGCTACGCGAAGCACTGCAGCAGCTCAGCGAAGACTACGACCGCATCTATATCGACACCCCGCCCGCGCTGAATTTTTACACCCGCTCGGCGCTCATAGGCGCCACCGGCTGCCTGATCCCGTTTGACTGTGACGAGTTTTCACGCAAGGCGCTGTACACCCTCCTGGACAATGTGCAGGAGATCAAGGCCGATCACAATCCCGAACTGGACGTCAAAGGCATTGTGGTCAACCAGTTCCAGCCGCGCGCCAATCTGCCGCAACGCATCGTGGATGAACTGATTGCCGAAGGCCTGCCGGTGTTGCAGCCCTATCTGCCCTCTTCCGTGCGCATCCGCGAGTCGCACGAGCAATCCCGCCCCATGGTCTACCTGGACCCCAAGCACCGTCTGACACAGGCGCTGGTGGAACTGCACGACACGCTGTTTGCCAAGCCCAAGAAGAAGGCATCCAAGTCCAGATAG
- a CDS encoding transketolase C-terminal domain-containing protein encodes MRKQVEGSAAVAEAVALARPEVICAYPISPQTHIVEGLGERVKSGSLTPCEFINVESEFAAMSVAIGSSAAGARTYTATASQGLLFMAEAVYNASGLGLPIVMTVANRAIGAPINIWNDHSDSMSQRDCGWLQLFAETNQEALDLHIQAFKIAEELSMPVMVCMDGFILTHAYEGVDMPTQAEVDAFLPPYEPRQVLDPAEPVSIGAMVGPEAFMEVRYLAHAKQTMALERIPQIAAEFKQRFGRDSGGLVRPYRTEDAETIVVALGSVLGTIQDAVDEMRAAGVKIGVLGIQSFRPFPLAAVRAALQGAKRVVVLEKSFSVGLGGVVSTDVRLALSGLQLHGYTVVAGLGGRAISKASLVRTFTEATSDSLQSLTFMDLDWRIVNRQLEREAATRRSGPIAENLLRDVGSIASKVT; translated from the coding sequence ATGCGCAAGCAAGTTGAAGGTTCGGCCGCCGTTGCCGAAGCCGTGGCGCTGGCGCGTCCGGAAGTGATTTGCGCCTACCCCATTTCACCGCAGACGCACATCGTCGAAGGTCTGGGCGAGCGGGTGAAGAGCGGTTCGCTCACGCCTTGCGAGTTCATCAATGTGGAGAGCGAGTTCGCCGCCATGAGCGTGGCCATCGGTTCATCGGCAGCCGGTGCACGTACCTACACGGCCACGGCCAGCCAAGGCCTGTTGTTCATGGCCGAAGCGGTCTACAACGCCTCCGGCCTGGGGCTGCCGATTGTGATGACGGTGGCCAATCGCGCCATTGGTGCACCCATCAACATCTGGAACGACCACAGCGACTCCATGAGCCAGCGCGACTGCGGCTGGCTGCAACTGTTTGCCGAGACCAACCAGGAGGCGTTGGATCTGCACATCCAGGCCTTCAAGATTGCCGAGGAGCTGTCCATGCCGGTGATGGTATGCATGGACGGCTTCATCCTCACCCACGCCTACGAGGGCGTGGACATGCCCACGCAGGCCGAGGTGGACGCCTTTCTGCCGCCCTACGAGCCGCGCCAGGTGCTGGACCCGGCCGAGCCCGTGTCCATAGGCGCCATGGTCGGACCCGAAGCCTTTATGGAGGTGCGCTACCTGGCCCACGCCAAGCAGACCATGGCGCTGGAGCGCATCCCGCAAATTGCGGCGGAGTTCAAGCAACGCTTTGGCCGCGACTCCGGCGGGTTGGTACGACCCTACCGCACCGAGGATGCCGAGACCATCGTGGTGGCCTTGGGCTCGGTGCTGGGCACCATCCAGGATGCGGTGGACGAGATGCGCGCTGCGGGCGTGAAGATCGGCGTGCTGGGTATCCAGTCCTTCCGCCCCTTCCCTCTGGCCGCGGTGCGCGCGGCGCTGCAGGGTGCCAAGCGGGTGGTGGTGCTGGAGAAGAGTTTTTCCGTGGGGCTGGGCGGCGTGGTGTCTACCGATGTGCGGCTGGCCTTGTCGGGCCTGCAGCTGCACGGCTACACCGTGGTCGCTGGCCTGGGCGGCCGAGCCATCAGTAAGGCGTCCCTGGTGCGCACCTTTACCGAGGCCACCAGCGACAGCCTGCAGAGTCTGACCTTCATGGACCTGGACTGGCGCATCGTGAACCGCCAGCTCGAACGCGAAGCCGCCACGCGACGCAGCGGCCCGATTGCCGAGAACCTGCTGCGTGACGTAGGTTCCATTGCCTCCAAGGTGACGTAA
- a CDS encoding response regulator, which produces MAQLLEDISNTRALVVEGNPAMRSILVSQLKDFGIRTVMQCGRIADARRMLEFQSFDFVLCEQHFPMESATGQDLLNDLRRNQLLPFSTVFVMITGEATYAKVADAAESALDGYLLKPHKPSQLSERLQQARIRKAALQEIFSAIEEGDFARAAKLCIARFEARNAYWLYAARIGAELLLRLDQPTQAQRLYEAVIQAKTLPWAKLGVARSMLDGGQPAAAVSTLENLITEDPTYADAYDVMGRAQFELGKFEEALATYRMASQLTPASIGRLQSFGMMSFYAGKLEDADRALQRTAFLGLDSKIFDCQVLVLSAFMTFGRNEQKGLQRCVNDFERLLERDPGQERTRRLSKVVQTLSLIHHHQIAQSLVSVRAMIGEIRLPEFDFESASNLVALLAQLAKRAIQLEEVYSVIDRLALRFCSSRAMSELLIGAAKAHPEYADRVRTCSAKILKYAEYAMSLSLKGDPAAAVKELLLRGEETLNIKLVESAFSVLDRYSDKIGDTTELKSQVEALRLRCAASKARVGPGEGPRKAGGLTLRVDGAAPKKSAPEPQAATGN; this is translated from the coding sequence ATGGCACAGCTGCTAGAAGACATTTCCAACACGCGGGCCCTGGTCGTGGAAGGCAACCCGGCCATGCGCTCGATACTGGTTAGTCAACTCAAGGACTTCGGAATCCGCACCGTGATGCAGTGCGGGCGCATTGCAGACGCAAGGCGCATGCTGGAGTTTCAGAGCTTTGACTTCGTATTGTGCGAACAGCACTTTCCCATGGAAAGCGCAACCGGACAGGACTTGCTCAACGATCTGCGGCGCAACCAGCTGCTTCCGTTCTCGACCGTGTTCGTGATGATCACCGGTGAGGCCACCTATGCCAAGGTGGCTGATGCCGCCGAGTCGGCGCTGGATGGCTATTTGCTCAAGCCCCACAAGCCTTCGCAATTGAGCGAGCGGTTGCAGCAGGCCCGGATACGCAAGGCGGCATTGCAGGAGATCTTTTCTGCCATAGAAGAAGGCGACTTTGCCCGCGCCGCCAAGCTGTGCATCGCGCGCTTTGAAGCCCGAAATGCCTATTGGCTGTATGCCGCGCGCATTGGGGCCGAGCTGCTGCTGCGTCTGGACCAGCCGACCCAGGCCCAGCGCCTGTACGAGGCCGTCATTCAGGCCAAGACCCTGCCCTGGGCCAAACTGGGTGTTGCCCGCTCCATGCTCGATGGCGGACAGCCCGCCGCAGCGGTCAGCACGCTGGAAAACCTAATCACGGAAGACCCCACCTATGCCGATGCCTATGACGTCATGGGCCGCGCCCAGTTTGAGTTGGGCAAATTCGAGGAGGCATTGGCAACCTACCGCATGGCCAGCCAGCTCACGCCAGCCTCCATCGGACGGCTGCAGAGTTTTGGGATGATGTCGTTTTATGCCGGCAAGCTCGAAGATGCGGACAGGGCTCTGCAGCGCACAGCGTTCCTGGGTCTGGACTCCAAGATCTTTGATTGCCAGGTGCTGGTGCTCAGCGCCTTCATGACGTTCGGACGCAATGAGCAAAAGGGCTTGCAGCGTTGCGTCAATGACTTTGAACGCCTGCTGGAACGTGACCCAGGGCAGGAACGCACGCGGCGCCTGTCCAAGGTCGTGCAGACCTTGAGCCTGATACACCACCACCAGATTGCGCAGTCGCTGGTGTCGGTGCGCGCCATGATCGGCGAAATACGACTGCCGGAGTTCGACTTCGAGTCAGCCTCCAATCTGGTGGCGTTGCTGGCGCAGCTGGCCAAGCGCGCCATCCAGCTTGAAGAGGTGTACTCGGTGATCGACCGGCTGGCATTGCGCTTTTGCTCCAGCCGGGCCATGAGCGAGCTGCTGATCGGCGCTGCCAAGGCTCACCCCGAATACGCCGACCGCGTGCGCACCTGCAGCGCCAAGATACTCAAGTACGCCGAATACGCCATGTCGCTCAGCCTCAAGGGCGACCCGGCTGCCGCTGTCAAGGAGCTGCTGCTGCGGGGCGAGGAGACACTCAACATCAAACTAGTGGAGTCGGCCTTCAGTGTGCTGGACCGCTACAGCGACAAGATCGGTGACACCACGGAGCTGAAATCGCAGGTAGAGGCGCTGCGCCTGCGGTGCGCGGCGAGCAAGGCACGCGTGGGGCCGGGCGAAGGACCGCGCAAGGCGGGTGGACTGACTCTGCGCGTGGACGGTGCAGCACCAAAAAAGAGTGCGCCCGAACCACAGGCAGCAACTGGCAACTAA
- a CDS encoding 2-oxoacid:acceptor oxidoreductase family protein: MLQIRIHGRGGQGVVTAAEMLSLAAFEQGHHAQAFPSFGSERTGAPVVAFCRIDDHEIRLREPILAPDVLIVQDPTLLHQVDVFQGLQPGGYVLINTRRTFDELGLADISKHFRHERLTTVPATDIALRHLGRPLPNAVLLGGFAALAGLVTLDAVEHAIRHKFSGKVADGNIAGAREAYAYVQNEMKELAHAQAS; the protein is encoded by the coding sequence ATGTTGCAGATTCGCATTCACGGGCGCGGTGGACAAGGGGTGGTCACGGCGGCCGAAATGCTGTCGCTGGCCGCCTTCGAACAGGGTCACCATGCGCAGGCTTTTCCCAGCTTTGGTTCCGAGCGTACCGGCGCTCCCGTGGTGGCCTTCTGCCGCATCGACGACCATGAAATCCGCCTGCGCGAACCCATACTGGCGCCCGACGTTCTGATCGTGCAGGACCCCACCCTGCTGCACCAGGTCGACGTGTTCCAGGGGCTGCAGCCCGGCGGCTATGTGCTGATCAACACCCGCCGCACCTTTGATGAACTGGGTTTGGCGGATATCAGCAAGCACTTTCGCCACGAGCGCCTGACCACGGTTCCGGCCACGGATATTGCGCTGCGGCATTTGGGCCGCCCCTTGCCCAACGCCGTTTTGCTGGGCGGCTTTGCCGCGCTCGCCGGGCTGGTCACGCTGGATGCGGTGGAGCATGCCATACGCCACAAGTTTTCCGGCAAGGTCGCAGACGGCAACATCGCCGGCGCCCGCGAAGCCTATGCCTATGTCCAGAATGAAATGAAGGAGCTGGCCCATGCGCAAGCAAGTTGA
- a CDS encoding DMT family transporter — protein sequence MGPKFARLLPFVFVVLWSTGFIGARLGLPHIQPLTFLSIRYVAVLLCIVPIAIASRAPWPQNMRQWVHIGISGLLMHGLYLGGVFVAIGLGLPAGLASLVVGVQPLLTAIGAGYLLGATVLPRQWVGLLLGLVGVALVLWNKLGQEFGLQALLPAVVALLAITAGTLYQKKFCPAFDWRTGAVAQFLPTTVVTGLAAIATEHGAIDWSGELFFALGWLVLVLSLGAVSLLNWLIRHSNAVNVASLFYLVPPCTALFAWALFGNTLTGMALVGMALTVWGVYLARS from the coding sequence ATGGGCCCCAAATTCGCCCGCCTGCTGCCTTTTGTCTTCGTGGTGCTGTGGTCCACCGGCTTCATTGGCGCGCGGCTGGGACTGCCCCACATTCAGCCGCTGACCTTTCTATCCATTCGCTACGTTGCGGTGCTGCTGTGCATCGTGCCCATCGCCATTGCCAGTCGCGCGCCGTGGCCGCAGAACATGCGGCAGTGGGTACACATCGGCATATCCGGTCTGCTGATGCACGGGCTGTATCTGGGTGGTGTGTTTGTGGCCATCGGCTTGGGACTGCCCGCTGGCCTGGCCAGCCTGGTCGTGGGTGTTCAGCCCTTGCTGACCGCCATTGGCGCGGGCTATCTGCTGGGCGCTACCGTGCTGCCGCGTCAGTGGGTTGGGCTGCTGCTGGGCTTGGTGGGAGTGGCACTGGTGTTGTGGAACAAGCTCGGCCAGGAGTTCGGCCTGCAGGCGCTGCTGCCCGCCGTGGTCGCATTGCTGGCCATCACCGCGGGCACGCTGTACCAGAAGAAGTTCTGCCCCGCATTCGATTGGCGCACTGGTGCGGTCGCCCAGTTCCTGCCCACCACCGTCGTCACCGGCCTGGCGGCAATCGCTACCGAGCACGGCGCCATCGACTGGAGTGGTGAGTTGTTCTTTGCCCTGGGCTGGTTGGTGCTGGTGCTGTCCCTGGGTGCCGTGAGCCTGCTCAATTGGCTGATACGCCACAGCAACGCGGTCAACGTCGCCAGCCTGTTCTATCTGGTTCCCCCGTGTACCGCCCTGTTTGCCTGGGCGCTCTTTGGCAACACACTGACCGGCATGGCGCTGGTAGGTATGGCCCTGACCGTCTGGGGCGTCTATCTGGCACGCAGCTAG
- a CDS encoding thiamine pyrophosphate-dependent enzyme, with protein MTTPIKFYQTGTFTVGNRLLTPEQRSVQSSEERSNALNSGHRACQGCGEALGARYVVDAAMRATHNQLIAANATGCLEVFSTPYPETSWQLPWIHSLFGNAAAVGTGIAAALKVKAQKNGTANNVRVIAQGGDGGTTDIGFGCLSGMFERNDDVLYICYDNEAYMNTGVQRSSATPMGARTATTMAVGAHPGAPAGQGKNLPQIAMAHEIPYVATATVADLRDLEAKVEKAMSIRGARYLHVLVPCPLGWGSASHDTIKLARLARETGLFPVFEAEHGEVTAVTQLRHPVPVQEYLKLQKRFAHLFGPKGDAQMLARIQADADRNIRRFKLLEQEA; from the coding sequence ATGACGACCCCCATCAAGTTCTACCAGACCGGCACCTTCACCGTGGGCAACCGCCTGCTCACGCCCGAGCAGCGCAGCGTGCAGTCGAGCGAGGAGCGCAGCAACGCCCTCAACTCCGGTCACCGCGCCTGCCAGGGTTGCGGCGAGGCCTTGGGTGCGCGCTATGTGGTGGATGCGGCCATGCGCGCCACCCACAACCAGCTCATTGCAGCCAATGCGACCGGTTGCCTGGAAGTGTTCAGCACACCGTATCCGGAAACGTCGTGGCAACTGCCCTGGATCCATTCGCTGTTCGGCAATGCGGCAGCGGTGGGCACCGGCATTGCCGCGGCACTCAAGGTCAAGGCGCAGAAGAACGGCACCGCCAACAACGTGCGCGTGATCGCGCAGGGTGGGGATGGCGGCACCACCGACATTGGCTTTGGCTGCCTCTCGGGCATGTTTGAGCGCAACGACGATGTGCTCTACATCTGCTACGACAACGAGGCCTACATGAACACCGGCGTGCAGCGCAGCTCGGCCACGCCCATGGGTGCGCGCACCGCCACCACCATGGCGGTGGGAGCACATCCGGGCGCACCCGCAGGCCAGGGCAAGAACCTGCCGCAGATTGCCATGGCGCATGAGATTCCTTATGTGGCTACGGCTACTGTGGCCGACTTGCGCGACCTCGAAGCCAAGGTGGAGAAGGCCATGTCCATTCGCGGTGCGCGCTATCTGCATGTGCTGGTGCCGTGCCCGTTGGGCTGGGGCTCTGCCAGCCACGACACCATCAAGCTCGCCCGCCTGGCGCGCGAGACCGGTCTCTTCCCGGTCTTTGAGGCCGAGCACGGCGAAGTGACTGCCGTTACCCAGCTCCGCCATCCCGTGCCGGTGCAGGAATACCTGAAGCTGCAAAAGCGCTTTGCCCATCTGTTCGGACCCAAGGGCGATGCGCAGATGCTGGCGCGCATACAGGCCGATGCCGACCGTAACATCCGCCGCTTCAAGCTGTTGGAACAGGAAGCCTGA
- a CDS encoding universal stress protein produces MTILVAYVPRPEGQTALEKGIEIAKERNETLIVVNATPGGSGEDPSRADAQDVERVEQLLSVSGINAEFKQFVRGKNAVEELEEMVATYQVSLLVIGLRKRSAVGKLIMGSMAQEILMNIPCPILTVKAD; encoded by the coding sequence ATGACAATTCTCGTAGCCTATGTTCCCCGTCCCGAAGGTCAAACCGCCCTCGAAAAAGGCATTGAGATCGCCAAGGAACGCAACGAAACGCTGATCGTGGTGAATGCCACACCGGGCGGCAGTGGTGAAGATCCTTCACGCGCTGACGCACAGGACGTGGAGCGGGTTGAACAGCTCCTGTCGGTGTCCGGCATCAACGCAGAATTCAAGCAGTTTGTGCGCGGCAAGAATGCCGTGGAAGAACTGGAAGAAATGGTTGCCACATACCAGGTTTCATTGCTGGTGATCGGTCTGCGTAAACGCAGTGCAGTGGGCAAACTCATCATGGGCAGCATGGCGCAGGAAATCCTGATGAACATTCCCTGCCCCATCCTGACCGTCAAAGCTGACTAA
- a CDS encoding NAD(P)-binding protein — protein sequence MQKPFAITLDPGSSLANKTGSWRTERPVYADHLPPCNAQCPAGEDIQGWLFHAESGDYLQAWQHLTRDNPFPAIMGRVCYHSCEGVCNRGKLDAAVGINSVERFLGDEALKRGWKFAAPAADTGKHVLVVGAGPSGMSAAYHLRRLGHRVTVKEAGPLMGGMMRFGIPQYRLPRDVLEAEMQRIVDMGVTVELGAKVEHIARTMQEGRFDAAFLAVGAHIAKRAFIPAKDSSHILDAVSVLRSMEGADKPMLGRRVVVYGGGNTAIDVARTAKRLGATEAIIVYRRNREKMPAHDFEVEEALQEGVMVKWLSTIKQADGGVLTVEKMVLDDQGNPQPTGEFESLEADSLVLALGQDVDLSLLDGVEGLEVKDGVVQVDPHSMMTGHPGLFAGGDMVPADRNVTIAVGHGKKAARHIDAWLRGQTLAPTVKHAVAGFERINSWYYSDAPKTVRPQLELARRTSSFDEVQGGLTEDNALFEARRCLSCGNCFECDNCYGVCPDNAVIKLGPGKRFAFNYDYCKGCGICVQECPCGAIDMVPEET from the coding sequence ATGCAAAAACCCTTTGCCATCACACTGGACCCGGGCTCTTCACTGGCCAACAAGACCGGGTCCTGGCGTACCGAGCGCCCGGTCTACGCCGACCATCTGCCACCCTGCAATGCACAGTGCCCTGCGGGTGAGGACATCCAGGGCTGGCTGTTCCACGCCGAAAGCGGAGACTACCTGCAGGCCTGGCAGCACCTCACGCGCGACAACCCGTTTCCCGCCATCATGGGCCGGGTCTGCTACCACTCCTGTGAGGGAGTCTGCAACCGTGGCAAGCTGGACGCCGCGGTGGGCATCAATTCGGTGGAGCGCTTTCTCGGGGACGAGGCGCTCAAGCGGGGCTGGAAGTTTGCTGCGCCTGCAGCGGATACCGGCAAGCATGTGCTGGTGGTAGGGGCCGGACCATCGGGCATGTCGGCGGCCTACCATCTGCGCAGGCTGGGCCATCGCGTCACGGTCAAGGAAGCGGGTCCCTTGATGGGCGGCATGATGCGCTTCGGCATTCCGCAGTACCGCCTGCCGCGCGACGTGCTCGAGGCCGAGATGCAGCGCATTGTGGACATGGGCGTGACGGTGGAGCTGGGTGCCAAGGTGGAGCACATCGCCCGCACCATGCAGGAGGGGCGCTTCGATGCCGCCTTCCTGGCTGTGGGCGCACACATCGCCAAGCGCGCCTTCATTCCCGCCAAGGACTCCTCTCACATTCTGGATGCGGTATCGGTGCTGCGCTCCATGGAAGGGGCCGACAAGCCCATGCTGGGCCGCAGGGTGGTGGTGTATGGCGGCGGCAATACCGCCATCGACGTGGCGCGCACGGCCAAGCGCCTGGGCGCTACCGAGGCCATCATCGTCTACCGCCGCAACCGCGAGAAGATGCCTGCACACGATTTTGAAGTGGAGGAGGCGCTGCAGGAAGGCGTGATGGTCAAGTGGCTCTCCACCATCAAGCAGGCCGATGGCGGCGTGCTGACCGTGGAGAAGATGGTGCTGGACGACCAGGGCAATCCGCAGCCCACCGGCGAGTTTGAAAGCCTGGAGGCCGACTCGCTGGTGCTGGCACTGGGCCAGGACGTAGACCTTTCCCTGCTCGACGGTGTGGAGGGGCTGGAGGTGAAGGACGGCGTGGTACAGGTGGACCCGCACAGCATGATGACCGGGCACCCGGGCCTGTTTGCCGGTGGCGACATGGTGCCGGCGGACCGCAACGTCACCATCGCCGTAGGCCATGGCAAGAAGGCCGCGCGCCACATCGACGCCTGGCTGCGCGGCCAGACGTTGGCGCCCACAGTCAAGCATGCAGTGGCAGGCTTTGAGCGCATCAACAGCTGGTACTACAGCGATGCCCCCAAGACCGTGCGCCCGCAGCTGGAGCTGGCACGGCGCACCAGCAGCTTTGACGAAGTGCAGGGCGGCCTCACCGAGGACAACGCCTTGTTCGAGGCGCGCCGCTGCCTGAGCTGCGGCAACTGCTTCGAGTGCGACAACTGCTACGGTGTCTGCCCCGACAACGCGGTCATCAAGCTGGGGCCGGGCAAGCGCTTTGCCTTCAACTACGACTACTGCAAGGGCTGCGGCATCTGCGTGCAGGAGTGCCCCTGCGGTGCCATCGACATGGTGCCAGAAGAGACTTGA
- a CDS encoding HD domain-containing phosphohydrolase: MHRPPIQFVTKASALKLSELISALSHALDITEGQPVGHCVRCCWIGMHIGREIGMPEQQLWELYYTLLLKDLGCSSNAARICELYLTDDLSFKRDFKQVGDSLPQVVRFVLQHTGLKTGLAERFKSVLNIFKNGSEYSTQLIQTRCQRGAEIARLLRFSEGIAQGIYNLDEHWNGAGKPSGVAGTDIPLYSRIALLAQVVDVFHTADSKEAALAEVSNRKGQWFDPTLVDAVQRLAAQDSFWNTLTSSDIDAAVAALEPARFEVPLDEDYLDDIATAFGQVVDSKSPYTSGHSARVALYTDLISETLGLNLERRRWLKRGALLHDVGKLGVSNSVLDKAGKLDAAEWEAVRKHAELTESILSRISAFRELARIAGAHHERLDGGGYPRGLTAEDIAIETRIITTADIFDAITAERPYRGAVPVDQTLEMMKKTVGTALDPLCYDALCAAMANVPKLG; this comes from the coding sequence ATGCACAGACCGCCCATCCAGTTTGTCACCAAGGCTTCGGCACTCAAGCTGTCCGAGCTCATCAGCGCACTGAGTCACGCACTGGACATCACGGAAGGGCAGCCGGTGGGGCACTGCGTACGCTGCTGCTGGATCGGCATGCACATAGGCCGCGAAATCGGCATGCCCGAGCAGCAGTTGTGGGAGCTCTACTACACACTGCTACTCAAGGACCTTGGCTGCAGCAGCAACGCGGCGCGCATTTGCGAGCTCTACCTGACCGATGACCTGAGCTTCAAGCGTGATTTCAAGCAGGTGGGCGACAGCCTGCCGCAGGTGGTGCGTTTTGTGTTGCAGCACACCGGCCTCAAGACCGGGCTGGCTGAGCGCTTCAAGAGTGTGCTCAACATCTTCAAGAACGGGTCGGAGTACTCCACACAGTTGATCCAGACCCGCTGCCAGCGCGGTGCCGAGATTGCCCGGCTGCTGCGCTTCTCCGAAGGCATTGCCCAGGGCATCTACAACCTGGACGAACACTGGAACGGCGCGGGCAAGCCCAGTGGCGTCGCTGGCACCGATATCCCGCTGTACTCCCGCATTGCCCTGCTGGCACAGGTTGTTGACGTATTCCACACGGCCGACAGCAAGGAGGCCGCGCTGGCCGAAGTAAGCAATCGCAAAGGCCAGTGGTTTGACCCCACGCTGGTGGATGCGGTGCAGCGCCTGGCAGCACAGGATTCGTTCTGGAACACCTTGACTTCCAGTGATATCGACGCGGCCGTGGCGGCTCTGGAGCCGGCCCGCTTTGAGGTGCCTCTGGATGAGGACTACCTGGACGACATTGCCACGGCCTTCGGTCAGGTGGTGGACTCCAAGAGCCCCTACACCAGCGGCCACAGCGCGCGCGTGGCCTTGTACACCGACTTGATCAGCGAGACCTTGGGATTGAACCTGGAGCGCAGGCGTTGGCTCAAGCGCGGGGCACTGCTGCACGACGTGGGCAAGCTGGGCGTGAGCAACAGCGTGCTCGACAAGGCTGGCAAGCTCGATGCAGCCGAGTGGGAAGCCGTGCGCAAGCATGCGGAGCTCACTGAGTCCATCCTCTCTCGCATCAGCGCCTTTCGCGAACTGGCGCGCATTGCCGGAGCCCACCACGAGCGCCTGGACGGTGGTGGCTATCCACGCGGATTGACGGCGGAAGACATTGCTATCGAAACCCGCATCATCACCACGGCCGACATCTTCGATGCCATTACTGCTGAGCGCCCTTACCGCGGTGCTGTGCCGGTGGACCAGACGTTGGAGATGATGAAGAAGACCGTGGGCACCGCGCTGGACCCGCTGTGCTATGACGCCTTGTGCGCCGCCATGGCCAACGTGCCCAAGCTCGGTTAG